Proteins encoded in a region of the Zea mays cultivar B73 chromosome 4, Zm-B73-REFERENCE-NAM-5.0, whole genome shotgun sequence genome:
- the LOC118476931 gene encoding uncharacterized protein translates to MVSTLPLVILKTLDMLCFPLTMQIMRRYMSLLAMLRGIVQERSIHIIIDSGSCNNLASTTLVEKLSLPTRKHPNPYHIQWLNDGGKIKVTRSVRVPFSLGSYSDYADCDVIPMEACSLLLGRPWKYDTDSLHHGRSNHYSFMFKGQKIIIHPMTPDQIIKDDLARATKTAKQHAPKPSTPVNAEIKLHAPVLLATRADFDDLHDTHLPCIALVCSSMLVSFDDAPPLDIPLAVSNLLQEYANVFPMD, encoded by the exons atggtgagtactcttccgctagtgattctgaagacACTCGACATGCTATGCTTTCCACTGACCATGCAGATAATGAGGAGGTACATGTCGCTCCTGGCGATGCTgagag GCATTGTACAAGAACGGTCGATTCACATCATCATCgacagtggcagctgcaacaatttggcgagtacaACTTTGGTAGAGaagttatccttgcccactcgtaaGCACCCgaacccatatcacattcaatggcttaatgatggtggcaaAATCAAAgttacacgttcggtacgtgttccCTTTTCCTTGggctcttattctgattatgctgattgcgatgttattcctatggaagcatgctctttgttacttggtaGACCGTggaaatatgatactgatagtttacatcatggtcgttcgaatcattattctttcatgtttaagggtcagaaaataattatccatcccatgacccctgaccaaattataAAAGATGATCTTGCTCGGGCTACAAAAACTGCAAAGCAACATGCACCTAAGCCATCCACCCCTGTTAatgctgaaatcaagttgcatgctcctgttttacttgctacacgtgctgattttgatgacctACATGATACTCACTTGCCCTGCATTGCACTTGTATGTTCTAGTATGCTCGTTTCATTTGATGATGCCCCGCCTTTGGATATTCCCCTTGCTGTttctaaccttttgcaggagtacgctaATGTTTTCCCTATGGACTAG
- the LOC103653557 gene encoding uncharacterized protein — MAGDDDTTDAQLRDVRTQVDGLDADMKTMHEQLDSSITSLNERFDQLDLAQTTTTTTLDDIVSQLDALTTTLTELQKDYGGDMEQEDGDHRGRARHMDKA, encoded by the exons atggcaggagatgACGACACGACGGATGCACAGCTGCGGGACGTGCGgacacaagttgatggacttgacgCGGACATGAAGACGATGCATGAACAACTTGATTCATCGATCACTTCATTGAACGAGCGGTTCGACCAGCTAGACCTCGCTCAGACGACCACTACGACCACGCTCGACGACATCGTGTCACAACTCGATGCGTTGACTACGACGCTCACGGAGTTGCAGAAGGATTATGGCGGTGACATGGAGCAGGAAGATGGAGATCACCGAGGGCGTGCCCGCCATATG gacaAAGCCTGA